The genomic region TCGCGGCGGTCCAAATGGTAATCTGTATTACAACCCGTTCGGTGGCGCCGCTCATAACGGTAGTAATAGTCAGGAACTGATCGACTGGATGTCATTCATCTACGATCAATTCAACGACAGTTTCGAGCGAGGCTTAACCTGGAGCGCATCGAACGGCACGCTGTTCGAACTGCCGGGTGGTCCGGTTGGTGTTGCCATTGGCGTCGAATATCGCGAACAATCCTATGCCGCCGAAGCCGACAAGCAACGCAACGACGGCAACTTGTTGGGTACCGGTTCATCGGCCAACACTTATGGACAACGAGATCAAACCTCAACCTATATCGAATTTTCGCTTCCGATAGTAGAAGGTCTGGAAGTGCAAATCGCAGGTCGTCACGAAGACTACAGCGACTTTGGCACCAAGACACTGCCGAAAATTGGCGCGAAATGGAATATTGGTGACGATTGGCTGGTGCGCGCGAGCTGGGGCGAGTCATTCCGTGCGCCGTCGTTACCGGAATTATTCAACGGCGCCACATCATCATTCCCAACGTTGGTTGATCCGATCCGCTGTCCAGTCACCGGCTTGGCTTCTGATTGCGCCGCGCAAATTCGCGTCGAAAATGGCGGCAACGTCAGCCTGATGCCGGAAGTATCGGAGTCCACCAACTTCGGGGTAATTTGGTCGCCGGATGCGGTAGATGGCTTGTCGATGGGCATTGATGTGTTCCAATACGATTACGAAGACATCATTACCCAGCCATCATTGAATTTCATTTTGAATAATGTCCCGTCATTGGTATTCCGCGCGCCGGCAACGCCCGCTGATACAGCCTTGGGTATTCCGGGTACAATCGAGTACATCCTGAACAGCTACATCAACGGCGATTCGCAAACCGTCAAAGGCGCCGATTTCAACCTGCGTTATCGTTGGGAAACTGGCGCCGGTACATTTACGCTGACCAATGACTTGACCTATCTTGATCAATTTGATTTGGAACTGGTCACCGCACCTGGGCAGCCGATCGAAGGAGCCGGCAACAACCAGATTCAGTCATTACCACAGTATCGCAATAATTTGGGGCTAAACTGGGTCAACGGTGATCATCAAGTCTATGTGGTGTGGCACTACATTTCCGACTACGATGATGATGCCGCCGAAAATGCAGCAACACCCGGACCGTTCGTCGTTGATGAATGGAACACCTTTGATCTGCAGTACGCTTACTCACTGCCGAACATCGGAGCCCAGATCCGCGTAGGCTGCCAGAACTGCACCGACGAAGATCCTCCGTTCACTAATCAGAAGAGCACGACGTTCAACGCCAACTATGATTTCACGGTGCATGATGCCCGTGGCGCCATGGTTTACCTGAACTATCAGCAAAGCTTCTGATCATCCTGCACAACAGAACGGGCGCCTCGGCGCCCGTTTTTTTCTCTCAGGCGTTTCGCTTGGCTTGCTGCCAAAGTTGTTCAAGTGCATCGGCGTTCATTTCAGATAACGAGCGGTCCTTTTGCGCGGCCGTCCGCTCCATGTCTTGAAATCGACGAACAAACTTGTCATTGCTGTTCGCCAGCGCCGTTTCTGACTTGACGCCTAGATGTCGTGCGAGATTGACTACCGAATACAATAAATCGCCGAGCTCTTCTTCGATTTCCTCAGCAGACTGATTAGCCATCGCCTGCTGTAGCTCTGCCAGTTCTTCGTGGATTTTCTCGAAAACACCGTCGACGTCCGGCCAGTCAAAACCAACGCTGGCAGCACGTTTCTGGATTTTCTGGGCTCGCATCAATGCCGGTAATGCCAGTGGAATGTCATCCATCAGACTGACCGTTTCTTGTTGACGTTTTTGCGCGCGTTGCTCACGTTCGGCCGCTTTACGTTTTTCCCAGTCCTGATGCAGTTGTTCGTGTGACTGGTATTCGCCTTCGGCGAATACATGGGGATGGCGACGTTCGAGCTTATCAGCCATCGCGTGCGCTATCGCATCAAAGTCATACCAGTGCTGCTCGCTGGCCATTTGCGCGTAGAACACGACCTGGAACAATAAGTCGCCGAGTTCGCCTTTCAAATCCGGCCAATCCTCGCGCGCAATGGCATCAGCCACTTCGTACGCTTCCTCGATCGTATAGGGCGCTATCGTGGCGAAGGTTTGTTCCTTGTCCCAGGGGCAACCATGTTCCGGGTCGCGCAGACGTTTCATGACCTGTAACAGCCGTTCGATTCCCGTTTTGCAGTTGGTGATTTCTGACATGCTGTTATCCATCCGAACGGCGCTGCACGGACATCACGCCGGGCAGTTTCGCCAGTTGTGCAACCAGGCGGGACAGCGATAACGCATCACGTACTTCAACTTGCAGACCCAATATCGAGATTTGGGTTTTCTTGTTGGTCGTTGTGCTCATCCCGGAGACATTGATGCGCTCATTGGCGACAAGTGTCGTCACATCACGCAATAAACCCTGACGATCGGTGGCCTCGATCAATAAGTCGACGACATAAAGCGAGGCCTTATCCGCGCTCCAGTCGATTTCAACCAGGCGTTCTGGCCGTTCCTCATGAGCGCGCTGGATATGCGCGCAGTCGGCGCGGTGAATCGAAATACCGCGACCTTGGGTGATGTAGCCAATGACTTGATCGCCGGGAACCGGGCGACAGCATCCGGCGGTATGCGTCAGTAAGTTGTCGACACCGAGCACGCTGATGCCACCGACTTTTTCCGGGCTGGTGGTTGAGCGCAGTACCGGCGCCAGTGATTCGCTCTCCTCTTGTTTCGGCAAATACAGCGCCAGCGCGGCATTGGTTGCCTGCACCAAACCAATATCGCCAGCACCGATATTGCCGTACAAATCATCGACAGAATGCAAATTGAAACGCTGGGCAATCGGCAGCAAATCGACTTTGCTCAAGCCGTGACGAGACAGTTCGCGCTCGAAGTTTTCCTTGCCTTCCTGAACATTCTGTTCGCGGTTTTGCTGACGGAAAAAATTCTGGATTTTGCTGCGGGCTCGATGCGAATGCACATAACCCAGATGCGGGCTCAACCAATCCAGTGAGGGCTTGCCTTCTTTCGCCGTCAGAATTTGCACTTGCTCGCCGGTTTGCAGCTGATAAGTCAGCGGCACAATGCGGCCATTGACTTTGGCTCCGCGACAACGATGACCAACAGAGGTATGAACGTGATAGGCAAAATCGACCGGTGTAGCGCCGGCCGGTAGGTCGATGATGTTGCCATCGGGCGTAAATACGTAAACCCGATCATCGACAACTTCATGACGGAACTCATCGAGCAAGGCGTTCGAGTCGGCCACTTCTTCCTGCCATTCAACCAATTGCCGCAGCCAGGCAATTTTTGAATCCTGGGTACTGGGCGCGGTGACACCAGCACCTTCCTTGTAACGCCAATGGGCGGCGACACCAAGCTCCGATTCCTGATGCATTTGATGGGTGCGAATCTGCACTTCCAAGGCCTTGCCTTCCGGGCCAATTACCGCCGTGTGCAGCGAGCGATAACCGTTTTCTTTCGGCGTCGCGATGTAATCGTCAAACTCTTTTGGAATATGCTGCCAACAGGAATGAACAATGCCGAGCGCCGCATAACAATCACGAATCTCTGGTACCAGAATGCGCACAGCGCGCACATCATAAATCTCTTCAAAACCGACGCCTTTGCGCGTCATCTTGCGCCAAATCGAATAAATGTGTTTGACCCGGCCGCTGACTTCGCCGTTGATGCCGGCTTTCTGCAATTCGCTTTCCAGCGTTTGAATAACGCGCTTGATATATTGTTCACGGTCAAGGCGCTTTTCATGCAGATGCGAAGCGATTTCCTTGTATTCGCTGGCATTCAGATAACGGAACGAGAGATCTTCCAATTCCCACTTCAATTGACCGATGCCGAGACGATTGGCCAGCGGGGCAAAGATTTCCCGGGTTTCGCTGGCAACATGGAGTTGCACATCGCGTGGCTTGTCTTTGATCGCGCGCAGCAAATAGATCCGCTCGGCCAGCTTCAGCAACACGATGCGGGTATCGTCGACCATCGCGATCAACATTTTGCGCAGGTTGTCACCTTGCGATGCCGTCAGCTTGCCGTCGTTCTTGCTATCTTGCAGAGAACGGATGGCTTCCATGCGCAGCGCACCGGCAACCAGTTCGGCGACCGGTTTGCTGAGCAGTTCTTCGACATGCTCCAGCGACAGCTCACCGAATTGTACGCTGGGCGAAATGACCGCAGCGGTCAGCGTGTTGGTGTCGAGATTCAAACTGGCCAGGATCTCGGCGACGGCCAGTCCCTGCTCGAAACAGGAAAGCCCCAAATCGGTCACACAATCCCAGTGCTGGGTGATCACCAACTCGATCGCTTTGCAGAGCAGATTCATCTGCTCTGGCTCGCGCTGGATATTGATGCGACTGAGCCAGCGATCAATATCGATGGCACCATCGCCGGTTAACGGAAAATCTTCGCGAACTTTAACCATGATTGCTGGTGCTTACCTCAGCGTCGAAGCCGTGGGCTTTTGGACGCTTTCCGTCGGATTCAGTTCTTGCGCTCGAACACCGCCATCGACTCAACATGGGTCGTGTGCGGGAACATGTCCATGACGCCGGCCTTGCTGAGCCGGTATCCCAGTTTAGTCAATTCGCCAGCATCGCGAGCCAGCGTTGCCGGGTTGCAGGAAACGTAAACGACACGCTTGGCCTTGAATCGGGCCAGCTCGCGCACCACTTCCAGAGCGCCTGAACGCGGCGGGTCGATCAGGATCTTGTCAAAGCCTTCTTTTGCCCAAGGATGGCTGGTGATGTCCTTGGTCAAATCGGCGCCGTAAAAGCGCACATTGTCGATCTTGTTGTGGGTGGCATTTTCGATACCGCGCTGAACCAGCGCCTCATCACCTTCAACGCCAACGACTTCTCGGGCACGGCGGGCCAACGGCAGCGTGAAATTGCCGAGGCCGCAGAACAGATCGAGCACCCGTTCTTCTGGCTGCACGTCGAGCAAATTGATCGCGCGGGTGACCATTTGACGGTTGATTTCGAAATTGACCTGGGTGAAGTCGAGCGGATGAAAACGCATTTCCAGCTCGAAATCCGGCAGCCGGTAGCAAAGCCTTTCCAGACCATCGGCCGGCCAGACCTTATGCACGCTGTCTAGCCCTTTCGGTTGGTAGTAAAGATGAATGCCGGTGCTTTCGGCAAACATCAGCCAACGGCGGTGATCGGCCTCGCTCAAGGGCTTCAGATGGCGAACAATAATCGCTGCAGCATCATCGCCGACAGCCACTTCCAATTGCGGAATTTCAAAACGGCCGTCGCATTCGGCAATCAGCTCGCGCAAGCGCGGGATTTGATCAGCAATAACCTTGTGCAGCACATGACACTCATTGATCGCTGCCAGAAAATTCGAACGCTTCTCCCGAAAGCCAACCAGCGCGCCGCCTTTTTTCTCGACGTACTTGGCGCCCATGCGC from Permianibacter aggregans harbors:
- the rlmD gene encoding 23S rRNA (uracil(1939)-C(5))-methyltransferase RlmD, with the translated sequence MIKKRKVLPSETPTVTIEKLGHDARGITHLDGKIVFIDNALQGEQLKFQYTSTRSKFDEGVAIEILTPSEDRQQARCPHAVLCGGCSLQHMKSSAQIREKQATMLEQLAHFGNVQVPEILSPLTAEPFNYRRKARMGAKYVEKKGGALVGFREKRSNFLAAINECHVLHKVIADQIPRLRELIAECDGRFEIPQLEVAVGDDAAAIIVRHLKPLSEADHRRWLMFAESTGIHLYYQPKGLDSVHKVWPADGLERLCYRLPDFELEMRFHPLDFTQVNFEINRQMVTRAINLLDVQPEERVLDLFCGLGNFTLPLARRAREVVGVEGDEALVQRGIENATHNKIDNVRFYGADLTKDITSHPWAKEGFDKILIDPPRSGALEVVRELARFKAKRVVYVSCNPATLARDAGELTKLGYRLSKAGVMDMFPHTTHVESMAVFERKN
- the mazG gene encoding nucleoside triphosphate pyrophosphohydrolase, whose product is MSEITNCKTGIERLLQVMKRLRDPEHGCPWDKEQTFATIAPYTIEEAYEVADAIAREDWPDLKGELGDLLFQVVFYAQMASEQHWYDFDAIAHAMADKLERRHPHVFAEGEYQSHEQLHQDWEKRKAAEREQRAQKRQQETVSLMDDIPLALPALMRAQKIQKRAASVGFDWPDVDGVFEKIHEELAELQQAMANQSAEEIEEELGDLLYSVVNLARHLGVKSETALANSNDKFVRRFQDMERTAAQKDRSLSEMNADALEQLWQQAKRNA
- a CDS encoding TonB-dependent receptor plug domain-containing protein, producing MQNPRTPQHYSAVRNAVLVALTGSLVSTVALAAEDDKAAERIIVTGSHIKRVDIEGTSPILTISRDDIEKGGYTTVSDLVRNLTINAGTLPETFTNSFANGTSQFNLRGLGVGATLTLINGRRVAPHGQAQNIVSTFVDINSIPMSAIERIDILKDGASAIYGADAVAGVVNIILRKEYEGAEVNIGHKNTVETDAADNTFSFVSGTVSDKGAWTVVGSYQKISAQTLSDRDFSASADSSFTPQGANLTSTFAAPGTYRNLVTGAWISDAQCGLGASEGPTGGFCRYNFNEHINLSPETERAGLFVTGHREISDNITAFAEFMYNRKHDMNVSAPAPATFTAGGIWQRELTPAQLAVLNFSNIPFIAADHPNNPYGVDLQVRYRPIDAGDRRQEITTNATRAVVGLEFLIGDWDSQLSWNFTRSEVLVANRNSILQDRFQAALLGRGGPNGNLYYNPFGGAAHNGSNSQELIDWMSFIYDQFNDSFERGLTWSASNGTLFELPGGPVGVAIGVEYREQSYAAEADKQRNDGNLLGTGSSANTYGQRDQTSTYIEFSLPIVEGLEVQIAGRHEDYSDFGTKTLPKIGAKWNIGDDWLVRASWGESFRAPSLPELFNGATSSFPTLVDPIRCPVTGLASDCAAQIRVENGGNVSLMPEVSESTNFGVIWSPDAVDGLSMGIDVFQYDYEDIITQPSLNFILNNVPSLVFRAPATPADTALGIPGTIEYILNSYINGDSQTVKGADFNLRYRWETGAGTFTLTNDLTYLDQFDLELVTAPGQPIEGAGNNQIQSLPQYRNNLGLNWVNGDHQVYVVWHYISDYDDDAAENAATPGPFVVDEWNTFDLQYAYSLPNIGAQIRVGCQNCTDEDPPFTNQKSTTFNANYDFTVHDARGAMVYLNYQQSF
- the relA gene encoding GTP diphosphokinase gives rise to the protein MVKVREDFPLTGDGAIDIDRWLSRINIQREPEQMNLLCKAIELVITQHWDCVTDLGLSCFEQGLAVAEILASLNLDTNTLTAAVISPSVQFGELSLEHVEELLSKPVAELVAGALRMEAIRSLQDSKNDGKLTASQGDNLRKMLIAMVDDTRIVLLKLAERIYLLRAIKDKPRDVQLHVASETREIFAPLANRLGIGQLKWELEDLSFRYLNASEYKEIASHLHEKRLDREQYIKRVIQTLESELQKAGINGEVSGRVKHIYSIWRKMTRKGVGFEEIYDVRAVRILVPEIRDCYAALGIVHSCWQHIPKEFDDYIATPKENGYRSLHTAVIGPEGKALEVQIRTHQMHQESELGVAAHWRYKEGAGVTAPSTQDSKIAWLRQLVEWQEEVADSNALLDEFRHEVVDDRVYVFTPDGNIIDLPAGATPVDFAYHVHTSVGHRCRGAKVNGRIVPLTYQLQTGEQVQILTAKEGKPSLDWLSPHLGYVHSHRARSKIQNFFRQQNREQNVQEGKENFERELSRHGLSKVDLLPIAQRFNLHSVDDLYGNIGAGDIGLVQATNAALALYLPKQEESESLAPVLRSTTSPEKVGGISVLGVDNLLTHTAGCCRPVPGDQVIGYITQGRGISIHRADCAHIQRAHEERPERLVEIDWSADKASLYVVDLLIEATDRQGLLRDVTTLVANERINVSGMSTTTNKKTQISILGLQVEVRDALSLSRLVAQLAKLPGVMSVQRRSDG